The Candidatus Cloacimonadota bacterium sequence CCCGAAAATGTAAAGAAATTATGAAAACCACAAAGGAATTTTGCCAATGGATCAAAGAAAAGTTATAAAAATTGTACAGCAATTCAGTGAATTGGTAAAGCAAAATTATCCAGTGAAGCAGATTTACCTTTTTGGATCGTATGCCAAAGGTACTGCCAAAGAAGAAAGTGATATAGATGTTGCTGTGGTTGTGAAAAAAATTGGAGAAGACTATTTGGAACAAACAACGAAACTTTTTCAATTGAGAAGAAAAATCGATTTGAGAATAGAACCGGTTCTTTTTGAAAAGGATAATGATATTTCCGGTTTTCTGGAGGAGATTCAGTCGAATGGAGTTCTTGTTTATAATACATTATAAGAGATTTATATTTTGTAACTCAAACAATCTTGTTTGAGAAAGTAACTCAATTTGCCAAATTGAGCAGATAACAAGATCGGCATCTTGTTTTACGGATCGATTCTCAATGCAGAGCAATGAGTTACATTACACAATCAGGACAGTATCCGGCTACTGACGGATTGATTGGGATACAAATTGTTAGTATTTGTTAGTTGTTAAAAAATAAAAGGAGAAAAAAATGGAAGACATTAAAGAAGTAATCTTGGAGTATGTGATCGAGGAATATCTCGAAGATGAGGATGAGGAATTAACTTATGACACCCCGCTTATTTCAGGAGGAATCGTTGATTCGTTCTCGATGGTATCGCTGAAGAGGTTTTTGGAAAACAAGTATAAAATCTCGATCCCGGATGAAAAAGCCTCACCTGAAGCTTTTGATACCGTTAATAAGATCGTAGAATTAGTTAAGGAATTTACAGGTTAGAATTGTAGCCCCATCATCCCGATGGGATTCAAAAACCATTGAGACAATGGTGATACAGTAGCCCCATCGTCCCGATGGGAAATAAAGGAGAAAAAATATGTCATTTAATAACAAAATTAGAGAAATGTATCAGGAGCAATTAAAGGGAATCCACGATGCCGGGATTTTCAAGCAGGAAAGATTCATTCATTCTGCGCAAGCTGCTGATATCGAAGTGGAATTTCCAACCGGTTCATCTTTGAAAAAAGTGATCAATATGTGTGCGAACAACTATCTCGGACTTTCCAGTCATCCGGATGTTGTGAAAGCTGCACACGAAGGTCTGGATACTCGCGGTTACGGAATGTCGTCCGTGCGTTTTATTTGCGGAACTCAAGATATTCACAACGAACTGGAGAAAAAAGTTACTGAATTTCTGGGAACGGAAGACACGATCCTTTTCCCGAGTTGTATGGATGCAAATGCCGGAGTTTTTGAAGCAATTCTGACAGATGAAGATGTGATGATTTCCGATCGTCTCGTTCATGCTTCGATCATCGATGGGATCCGTCTTTGCAGTGCGATGCACGATACTTTCAAACATTCCAATATGAAACACCTCGAAAAGAAACTGCAGCTTCATGCTGATAAAAGATTGAAAGTCGTGATCACAGACGGAGTTTTCAGTATGGATGGAGATACGGCAAAACTTGATGAAATGGTAGATCTCTGTGAAAAATATGATGCCATGCTTTTTGTCGATGATTCACATTCAACAGGTTTTATCGGTAAAACAGGTCGCGGAACTCACGAGCATTGCGGAGTTTTCGGCAAGATAGATATTATCACAACAACATTTGGAAAAGCTCTCGGCGGTGCATCCGGAGGTTGTGTTTCCGGCAGAAAAGAACTGGTGGAAATGTGCCGTCAGAAAGCCCGTCCATATCTTTTCTCAAATACAATGGCGCCGGTTATTGTTGCGGGAGTTTTAAAAGTATTAGATATTCTTTCGAAAAGCACTGAACGCAGAGATAAATTGGAATCCAACACGGAATATTGGCGGAAAGGTCTGACCGAAGCAGGTTTCGTCTTGCAACCCGGAGATACACCAATTGTTCCGGTAATGCTTTTCAATGCGAAACTTTCACAGGATTTTTCCAAAGATCTTTATGAAGAAGGCATTTATGCGATCGGTTTCTTCTTCCCGGTTGTTCCGAATGGAAAAGCAAGAATTAGAACCCAAATTTCTGCAGGTCATGAAATCCATCATCTGGATAAAGCACTCGAAGCCTTCATCAAAGTTGGGAAAAAATATGATATTCTCGGAAAATCTAAACAAGAAATTATCGAGATGTATGGATTGTAGTTCGGAACTTGTTCCGAGACAAGAAATAAACAGGTTTGACTTAATCCTTGTTCCCAAACTCCTGTTTGGGAACACAATCGGTTGAGAAACTCCGTGTCAGAATACATGTATTGCTCTTGTTCCCAAACTCCTGTTTGGGACCATACTGGCATAAGAAACTCTGTTTCA is a genomic window containing:
- a CDS encoding nucleotidyltransferase domain-containing protein; the protein is MDQRKVIKIVQQFSELVKQNYPVKQIYLFGSYAKGTAKEESDIDVAVVVKKIGEDYLEQTTKLFQLRRKIDLRIEPVLFEKDNDISGFLEEIQSNGVLVYNTL
- a CDS encoding acyl carrier protein yields the protein MEDIKEVILEYVIEEYLEDEDEELTYDTPLISGGIVDSFSMVSLKRFLENKYKISIPDEKASPEAFDTVNKIVELVKEFTG
- the kbl gene encoding glycine C-acetyltransferase, with amino-acid sequence MSFNNKIREMYQEQLKGIHDAGIFKQERFIHSAQAADIEVEFPTGSSLKKVINMCANNYLGLSSHPDVVKAAHEGLDTRGYGMSSVRFICGTQDIHNELEKKVTEFLGTEDTILFPSCMDANAGVFEAILTDEDVMISDRLVHASIIDGIRLCSAMHDTFKHSNMKHLEKKLQLHADKRLKVVITDGVFSMDGDTAKLDEMVDLCEKYDAMLFVDDSHSTGFIGKTGRGTHEHCGVFGKIDIITTTFGKALGGASGGCVSGRKELVEMCRQKARPYLFSNTMAPVIVAGVLKVLDILSKSTERRDKLESNTEYWRKGLTEAGFVLQPGDTPIVPVMLFNAKLSQDFSKDLYEEGIYAIGFFFPVVPNGKARIRTQISAGHEIHHLDKALEAFIKVGKKYDILGKSKQEIIEMYGL